The Phoenix dactylifera cultivar Barhee BC4 unplaced genomic scaffold, palm_55x_up_171113_PBpolish2nd_filt_p 000243F, whole genome shotgun sequence genomic sequence AACCAAACTGTAATTTGTCATGCTGGTCTTATTGAAACACATGGGAGGACGAATATGacaaaaagtcaaaaaatacgTGTAAGTTTTTAAGGATACTAGCTGGATAAGGTTTCTGCAACCACGCCCATTTTTCAGTGGTCATCTTTTTTTGGCTCCAAATGGAAGGAGTATCAAATCAATGGGTCACTTCAGGATAGCAACTGCCAGACACGATGGTTATCAAACAATTCATTTGGCAATCTATCACCAACAGTATTTTACGGTTCAAAAGAAAACTTGGTGAAAGGATAAGTAGAAAAGTTGATATGTCCCCAGCACATCTTTTATAAAAGTTAAAGCCAAAGAAAGATTGGGTGGCTGTTGCCTCCCttagtatcaaaaaaaaaaaaaaagccaaagaaAGATATATGAAAGCATTATATCCATCTCTTCCACTCTTCTATAACTTTGGTGCGGTGTTTtactataaaagaaaaacataggcTGGAttttggtcttttttttttgctccccTTATTATAAAAAGAACATATTTATAGGCTGGTGTCATAAAGGAGCACTGACCTTTTGGATAAGTCTGAGCAGAGTTGCAACAGAGGTTGAGCGACTGCGGATGCGGGGAGTATATTCACGCAGTGCATTATTCATCTTGCACACATAATTCCATATCCCCTTGGCAAAAGCCAGTTTTGCCATCTCCACATTCAGGCCAGCATCTTCCTGATGCACCATTGTGATCTCACATGCATCCCTACCAGGAACTACACTCACAATTATTAACGAATCAGCATACGTCAACAATGAGAGTACAAACAGAACAAGAGATGTGAAGAGGTAACAACTAggtaatgaagagttatatatcACAGCTACAACCGTTGCGCTCAGGAAAATCATACCAAGGAAACAGCAGAAAGCAGGCATCCAAAAATCAGCTCGGGGTCTACAATATTGAACTCATGTTTTAACATTTAACAGTGAATCAATCAAATCTCACTGTTCTTCAATGCTAATGCAAATGATACAACCATGATCAATCATCATTGGTCTATTTTGTACCAGACTTCATCAGTAGACAAGCAAGTAGACTAGAGTGAAACATTCTAATAACTGAAGACAGAGTGCTCCAATCTAAGCTCCAGGCATAAAAAATGGACTCAAGTGTATCCAGCTCACCAAATAAAATTTCGATGTTCTTCAAACATTAATAGATAGATTGGTTTTGTACAACTGAAATCAGGTTCAATCTGTAGACCTTGCCCCAACTCCCAAGCCAGAGATGAGATGAACCAGAGTAGCTAAAATAATGTTTTATAAGCTCAGAGTTATAGAATGGGCTTGAAATGCAGATCAGGTGAAGAGAAAGATGTCGGTAAAGATTTAGTCAACTTAACGAAGATCATTCTGTCAAGTAGTATATAACAGGGTAAAACAGATAGATTAGTTCTCTTGTACCAGACATATCATTCAACTTGATGTAAATACGATAGGATCCAATATGACAAGCTAACTTACTTTTCCTAATGCGCCAACCCGATCTGAAAAAACCAACTCGAACATATTTCCTCTGTCGTGGTACCAGCGGATGTTCACAGTCCTACCAGAGAAATAATAAGAATAGGTGAGAACACACTTTGACCTTGACAAGATAATATCAGAGATAAACCTACAAGATTGCAATTACAAGACATATTTATGGTAAACCACCTTGTAGAGGCTTCACAGCCAACTCCACATGCCTCTTAGCTATAACCATTCATTTGAAATCTTATTCGTGTTTTCAAGTGTTAAGCATTTCCTGATGATTAATAATTGGTTCCTGGCAACTAAAAAGTCACCAAAAATTATTGAATAGAACCTGGATACAACAAAAATAGTGACAAGTGACAGCATCAGCAATAATTGTATATAAGCGATAAGAATGTTGGTACCAACCAAGGTTTGCCATACCGGCTAGTATTGGTGCATACATATCATACCATACTGTACCGGTACCAAACAAGTATGCAATATGGGGGGTGTACCGATACTCAGCACACCGAATTGACCTCCGTACCAAGTATATCAATACTATAATAGGATGGTATCGATATGGGGTTCAGCACCGAGACAGCGAACCTTGGTGCCAACAATAGTATTCATTCAGAAATTGGTTCCAAATGTTAGCCCCAGCATAACTACTGAACAGCCGCGAGGAAAGGATTGCATCCAACATCttaatatgaaaaattaatatcATCTAAATGAGATGGGTTTTCTTGAGCAAAGTACAATCCATCAATCTTTCGGAACTCTTCAAACCCACATCGCAAATTGACATCAAAATACTTCATTGGTGCCAAATTATTGGCCAAGGCAACTATGGCAAAGGATGGGTCTGTCATGGAATCCTAGAGGGATTATGGGGACACTTGCAAAGGGCAGTTTGACAAACAGGATAGATGGCTAGTAAGTTCAATAATTTCCACAATATGATTGGATTCAGAACTTCTactttgaaggagatttgaaTGTGAGAAATGAGTTTTCTCTATAAAAATTCGACAATGAATCTCAGTGTTGTGATTGCAAGTGTGGCCTGGTCTTTATTAGATATTTCAGGCATCTCAAATATGATATCAACTTATCAAGATTGCCCTGATTTCATGAAAAATACTGCATACTTGGTTTTACAAGGGATTATTCAAGAAATGCATCGGACATCCCACAGATCTTCCACTAAAATCCAGCTAGCATATCACTTGCTGTTTCCAAAACAGCACAGCTTGGAATTcactttcattaaaaaaatgcaTAGATCATTTCAGTTATATTGCATACAGCATATAACTCCATTATACTATATCACAGAGAAAATGGATGCAGTGAAATATATACTTCACTTGTTGGTGAGTTGAATCATACATTAAAAATATAAGATATCAGGCATTCTTGAAGCATGCAATCAAAAAAGTGTGGCTCAATGCACGAAACTCCCAACACTGCAGGGTTTGTTTAGAATCAGATGTATGTAGCCTTACCCCCACGTGTAGCATGCAAATGTACTTACAAAACTATAAGACTGAGAAGATAGCAAGTATAACTCACCCTTATATAGCAGTAGAAGGTTTTATCTGTTCCTTCCCACACACGCCATGCCAATAAATACTCTCTTGGTGTCAGGAGAGGGAATTTTTTTATCATACGCCCAATTTCTGTCCCACTCATTTCATCAGCCTGCAGCTGATCATGTTTGATCAAAGTCTTGTCCCACACTTTCCTGTACTCATTGTCCATGTAGAAGTCCCTTAATAGTTCAGTGGAGCATCTCTCAAACGTTGTGACACTAAGGTATTTCAGGGGACCACCCTGAACAACACAGGCAAATGTGTCAGTCAGAAGCATTTCTTATACTATTGTTCCAGAGCTTGCTACAGTAGATGATAAGCAAGGCGTGTAAAGCCTCAGTTAACctcaaaatctgaatatttaaaTCACATTCAATCTGGTAGCAACTTTGTGATCAAAGTTTGGATTGCTGCcgaccaagaaaaaaaaatgaagacaaATTCTGACATATCAAGGTGCAAAAATATCATGAAGACAAATTCTGTGGAAATGCCTGAAACATCAGAAATGAAGTTAAAAATCTGGTGTAGCCATAACAGCAATTTGCCGTGCATAAATCCATATACAGTGGATACCATCATGCTCATGATAAGTATTCAGGTATCACAAATTTTAGCAAATGAAGTTGAATTCATCTGAGATAAGCCAGTTGAGCCATGATGAGATGTGTTTAGAAGCCACAAACTTATTTACATGTCtagtaataaatattttttgagaaaacCATTGGTAGACATGTAAATCAGTTTATGGCTTCTAACCATACCTCATCATTGCTAAACTGACTTGCatcaattaatttatgttacATGATATTGACAACCTTAAATTTAGGAGAATGGAGCATAGCAGTGACCAGAATAATGTCTTTCAAAACAACTAAAGATTTTTGGTATCTCAAAAACATTGTAGAATTTTATAGATAATGATCAAGCAGAGTTCGAGCATAGGCAAAAGATTTCTGCCATCCAAGAACAAACACGACAAACAATAGTACCTTGTAAAAAAGCTCCAATTTCATCCCATCTCTTAAGTCAAACCATGAGAAGGAAGTTCAGTGTCTCAGAAAGATATTTAAGAATGTATTATTATTTAGAATGAGCTCTACCTAGGGAATCCAAGTTGAGGAGGAAGGTTTGGCAGCAATAGATTCAGTGCTCTTTAGCTGATGCAACATATGATGGACATTCAGAGACAAATGAGGCAATTAAGATGTTATAACCTAACAAAAAAACGTAAAAAAagttcaatcaacttttgaaaaTCAAGATGTTTTAGCAATTTCGAGATCTTTTTAGTGAGGAAATTAATTAGACATGATCTAGTAATAAATGTACCAACTTTATTAGTGCAGGCTACAGTTCTTGCTAGTTCATCTAGTAAAAAAGTTTAGCCTCCCGGACACATAACAGACTTTCCATTTTGCTCATTAACTCATTAATGGCATTAGCGAGACATAATTTCTGCAAGCTTTACACGaaacagaagaaaaaataatttccGTATTTGCTGAAATGATGTAAAAGAAAATAGTATAATGATAAAATTTTGACCATATAATATATTACAAACCTGATTTAATCCATGCATAACGATTTGCAAAGATGGAATTCATTTATATCCGGGTTCTATGTTTAGCTTTGTGGATTCAGAAATCTCGATTACCAGATGATCAATCAACTGTGTTACGCTTCCGCAGCATAACCAAAGAACATCGACAtatccaagagttggcaccAAAACAATTAAAGGAGCATTACCTTTGGCCTGCAACACTTTGCATTGTATGATATATAGCTATTCTTTTTATCAATTACATCTTcccatctctctttctctttgagCTTTCCTTCCAAACTGGTTATCAAGTCTTTCAAATCAGCGTCAGATATGATATTCGATATCCTGAACATGAGAGCACAGGATTAGATGGAAGGGTTGAATGCTAGATGATATAGACTGAAGGAGCAGGAAGCAGCTAGTACTTTTAAAGAGCTGTAAAACGAACAGGACGAGATTACTATCTGTTACAATAACCTAGCAAATCTCAAGTACTAATCAAATCTCAACAATGAATAGGAACCCTGGTAAATCTAGAAAACAAAAGATAACATAAAATTTACGCTATAATGTACTCCATGCTGATCCACCATCATCCACAAACCCAAATTATAGAAGTTCGAAAAACATGGAGAAAAAGAagttagaagaagaagatcgagaaaaagaaagcaaaatgaAGGCAAGTCCTGATTCTTTTCCTAGCTAATTCATTAAGCAGTCAGTATACAGCAAGTTATTGAGTTGCCGAGGGATGAAATCAGGCAGCACCGATCCAAtttagaaaaatcatcaatacccaatTCAGAACAAATCAagcaatagaaaaaaaaagaataaaccgAAACGAAGGCGATAGCTACAAGAAAGAAACAAGGCGACTACAGGGAGATGAAAAGATCAGGAAGAAGGATTCCCTAGAGGATACCCCTTGGTATCGAACCCTAGAGAAGGATTCCCGGTCGAGGATGGCGTCGTCGGGGTCGGGATCGGAATCGACTTGGGATCTCCAGAGAGGGGCGCGCGACGCCGCGAGAAGGCGCGTAGGAGCTGCCAGGAGAGGAGGACGACGACGACAATCGCCGTCGCCCACCCTCCGCCACCGCTTTGCCGCCAGAAATCCTTCGAATCTAGGGATATTCCCCCCGGATTCGGAGAGAAGAGACGGGTTTTAGCCAtcaattctttctttcttcctaccTACAGTGTTGAGGCGACGACAGGGAGGAGAGGGGTGAAACAACTGAGAGGAAGAGACGAAGAGACGGTCTCGTGGAtaccttcccgggagaggaggaaataataataataataataatatatatatatatatatatatatatatatatatattcaggttaaaatataaaaggaaaaaaaaaatcataatggtCATGTGGCTCTGTGGATTCCGTCAGGGATATGGTTCTTGTAATTAAGCGATTCCATCCACAAAAAGGCCAGCTAATATGATAATTATCGAAAATATTGGTAACCTTGATATTTATCTGCTGTGTTTATCGGTATGGATTACATAACAAAGTTTGGTGGCCGAAAATTTTAATAGCATTGATGACCCGAAATCTTGGAGTTTCAGAAccttttaatttttgttataatttttatcaattTTTACGGTGAGCTACAACACTGGTAGCCCACAATCTGATAGGTTGTACAAATTCTCATCTCTAGTATTATCATACAGTAATAGTGT encodes the following:
- the LOC103720895 gene encoding uncharacterized protein LOC103720895; protein product: MAKTRLFSPNPGGISLDSKDFWRQSGGGGWATAIVVVVLLSWQLLRAFSRRRAPLSGDPKSIPIPTPTTPSSTGNPSLGFDTKGISNIISDADLKDLITSLEGKLKEKERWEDVIDKKNSYISYNAKCCRPKGGPLKYLSVTTFERCSTELLRDFYMDNEYRKVWDKTLIKHDQLQADEMSGTEIGRMIKKFPLLTPREYLLAWRVWEGTDKTFYCYIRDCEHPLVPRQRKYVRVGFFRSGWRIRKIPGRDACEITMVHQEDAGLNVEMAKLAFAKGIWNYVCKMNNALREYTPRIRSRSTSVATLLRLIQKVPPMLEADAEISQQGLSESPGGGTYGRQVVRNASGKELPRRPSKKWIANGLLLLGGIVCLSRGSSRLGTQLAMACILKKLMKHGPASGQAETNRVAKARHEPRSRG